In Sinorhizobium mexicanum, one DNA window encodes the following:
- a CDS encoding ABC transporter permease, whose protein sequence is MFRFLLVRIASAIPVLLVLSVATFAIIQAPPGDYSDYIRSQLINQGGASFEEADAQAQAYRKEHGLDQPLPIQYVNWMTGILTRGDFGHSLYYNKPVADVVGERLPRTLALALVCHFLASLFGISFGILAATRQYSWVDSLLSTVSFLGMTVPRFLMALIIVYVLVFHFNVSEINSFHSARFGGAPWSWDKFVDLVKHVWPVVAIATFGGLAYNMRVMRGNLLDTLNAQYVETARAKGLSEGAVVMRHAVPNALHPLIMYQGVVLPYMLTGEIETAIIFALPTVGPAIVGSMWVGDVYVTATFMLVLSATLIVGNIIADLLLAALDPRVRMGGRAHA, encoded by the coding sequence ATGTTCAGGTTTCTGCTTGTCCGCATCGCCTCTGCCATTCCGGTATTGCTTGTCCTGAGCGTGGCGACCTTTGCCATCATCCAGGCGCCGCCCGGTGACTACAGCGACTACATCCGCTCGCAGCTCATCAATCAGGGCGGCGCCTCCTTCGAGGAAGCCGACGCGCAGGCGCAGGCCTATCGCAAGGAGCACGGCCTCGATCAGCCGCTGCCGATCCAGTACGTCAACTGGATGACCGGGATTCTCACGCGCGGCGATTTCGGCCACAGCCTCTATTACAACAAGCCGGTTGCCGACGTCGTCGGCGAACGCCTGCCGCGTACCCTGGCGCTGGCGCTCGTGTGCCACTTTCTGGCGTCGCTTTTCGGCATATCCTTCGGCATCCTTGCCGCGACGCGGCAATATTCCTGGGTCGACAGCCTGCTTTCGACCGTCTCGTTCCTCGGCATGACGGTGCCGCGCTTCCTGATGGCGCTGATCATCGTCTACGTCCTCGTCTTCCATTTCAATGTCAGCGAGATCAACAGCTTCCATTCCGCCCGCTTTGGCGGGGCGCCGTGGTCTTGGGACAAGTTCGTCGATCTGGTGAAGCATGTCTGGCCGGTCGTCGCGATCGCCACCTTCGGCGGCCTCGCCTACAATATGCGCGTCATGCGCGGCAACCTGCTCGATACGCTGAACGCGCAATATGTCGAGACGGCGCGCGCCAAGGGTTTGAGCGAAGGTGCCGTCGTCATGCGGCATGCTGTTCCCAATGCCCTTCACCCGCTGATCATGTATCAGGGTGTCGTGCTTCCCTACATGCTGACCGGCGAGATCGAGACGGCGATCATCTTCGCACTGCCGACGGTCGGCCCGGCCATCGTCGGCTCCATGTGGGTCGGCGACGTCTATGTCACCGCGACCTTCATGCTGGTTCTCTCCGCAACGCTGATCGTCGGCAACATCATCGCCGACCTGCTGCTTGCCGCCCTCGATCCGAGGGTGCGTATGGGAGGACGGGCCCACGCATGA
- a CDS encoding ABC transporter ATP-binding protein, with protein sequence MATTETIAPAPEERRDLTTKGARPIIDVRKVAVTFKVEHGTVEAVKDVSFQLYRGETVAIVGESGSGKSVTARSIMGLLSKRATIASHSRIEYDGKDVLKFSARQRRALRGDRISMIFQEPMSSLNPVYTIGSQIIEAIRAHRRVSRRAANERALELLRHVQIPDPEARLNQYPHQLSGGQRQRVMIAMALANDPDVLIADEPTTALDVTVQAQILNLIRKLQKELGMAVILITHDLTVVRQFSDYVYVMQYGEVKEHNTTAALFANPLHTYTRRLLASEPSGAANPLPDNAPIVLDGRDVRVSFMLKKGGFFKPELKELVAVDSLNLHLRRHETLGLVGESGSGKTTFGQALIRLINTDRGEIYFDGQPIHGKDRKAMRPLRSRIQIVFQDPFASLNPRMSVGQIIEEGLIVNGIGQNRQDRLARVEDALVSAGMPANILSRFPHEFSGGQRQRIAIARAIALEPEFILLDEPTSALDLSVQAQIIDLLRKLQDERGLSYLFISHDLKVVRALCHRVVVMQNGKIVEEGPVSEILSNPKTAYTERLVRAAFDVAA encoded by the coding sequence ATGGCGACGACAGAAACCATTGCCCCGGCCCCGGAAGAAAGGCGCGACCTTACGACGAAGGGCGCGAGACCGATCATCGACGTGCGCAAAGTCGCGGTCACCTTCAAGGTCGAGCACGGAACGGTCGAAGCGGTGAAGGACGTTTCCTTCCAGCTCTATCGCGGCGAGACCGTCGCGATCGTCGGCGAGTCCGGCTCCGGCAAGTCGGTGACGGCGCGCAGCATCATGGGTCTTTTGTCCAAGCGCGCCACGATCGCCTCGCATTCCCGCATCGAATATGACGGCAAGGACGTGCTGAAATTTTCCGCGCGGCAGCGCCGGGCGCTCAGGGGCGACCGGATCTCGATGATCTTCCAGGAGCCGATGAGTTCGCTGAACCCGGTCTACACGATCGGCAGCCAGATCATCGAGGCGATCCGCGCCCACCGTCGCGTCAGCCGCCGCGCGGCGAACGAGCGGGCGCTGGAACTGCTGCGCCACGTGCAGATCCCCGACCCGGAAGCGCGGCTCAACCAGTATCCGCATCAGCTTTCCGGCGGCCAGCGCCAGCGGGTGATGATCGCCATGGCGCTCGCCAACGACCCGGACGTACTGATCGCCGACGAGCCGACAACGGCACTCGACGTCACCGTGCAGGCGCAGATTTTGAATCTGATCCGCAAGCTGCAAAAGGAACTCGGCATGGCCGTGATCCTCATCACCCATGATCTGACCGTCGTCCGGCAGTTCTCGGATTACGTCTACGTCATGCAATACGGCGAGGTGAAGGAACACAACACCACCGCCGCGCTTTTCGCCAATCCGCTTCACACCTATACGCGCCGGCTGCTCGCCTCCGAACCTTCGGGCGCGGCCAATCCGCTGCCGGATAATGCACCGATTGTGCTCGACGGCCGGGACGTCAGGGTTTCCTTCATGCTGAAGAAGGGCGGCTTCTTCAAGCCGGAGCTGAAGGAGCTCGTCGCCGTCGACAGCCTGAACCTCCACCTGCGGCGGCACGAAACGTTGGGTCTCGTCGGCGAATCCGGCTCCGGCAAGACCACCTTTGGCCAGGCGCTGATCCGGCTCATCAACACCGACAGGGGGGAGATCTACTTCGATGGTCAGCCGATCCACGGAAAGGACCGCAAGGCGATGCGGCCGCTTCGCTCGCGAATCCAGATCGTCTTCCAGGACCCGTTCGCCTCGCTCAACCCGCGCATGTCGGTCGGCCAGATCATCGAGGAAGGCCTGATCGTCAATGGGATCGGTCAGAATCGCCAGGACCGGTTGGCGCGTGTCGAGGACGCGCTTGTCAGCGCCGGCATGCCGGCCAACATCCTGTCGCGCTTCCCGCACGAGTTTTCCGGCGGCCAGCGCCAGCGCATCGCCATCGCCCGGGCGATCGCGCTCGAGCCGGAGTTCATCCTGCTCGACGAGCCGACCTCGGCGCTCGATCTTTCGGTGCAGGCGCAGATCATCGACCTGTTGCGCAAGCTCCAGGACGAGCGGGGCCTGAGCTATCTTTTCATCTCCCACGATCTCAAAGTCGTGCGCGCGCTCTGCCATCGTGTGGTCGTGATGCAAAACGGCAAGATCGTCGAAGAGGGGCCGGTGAGCGAAATCCTTTCCAATCCCAAGACCGCTTACACCGAACGGCTCGTCAGGGCCGCCTTCGATGTAGCCGCATGA
- a CDS encoding ABC transporter permease: MSVETHSTIPLSMQPKEKHHNESYTALVWRRLKRSWTGLLGLILVSLLILMALFADFLSPVDPKATGVGFAPPQAISIHDKDGNFVFPPRSYPVRETEELDPITFQPVIGPDYDNPQILGFFVKGAPYRLLGLIPVERHLFGAVDGTAVHFLGTDKFGRDVLSRILHGSRISLMIALIVVFIVTVVGTTVGMVSGYFGGRFDAWVQRFVELVLAFPQLPLYLALASLIPVTAPTSVFLAFVIIVMSALGWAQMSREVRGKTLALARIDYVRAAIAIGATDRRIIFQHIFPNVMSHVIVAVTLSIPQVVLLESFLGFLGFAVKPPLISWGLMLQDTANYSAIGSYPWILSPVAFVLVTVFAFNALGDGLRDAIDPY, translated from the coding sequence ATGAGTGTCGAAACACACAGCACCATCCCGCTCTCCATGCAGCCCAAGGAAAAGCACCATAACGAGAGCTACACCGCGCTCGTTTGGCGCCGCCTCAAGCGATCCTGGACCGGTCTGCTCGGCCTGATCCTCGTCAGCCTGCTGATCCTGATGGCGCTCTTCGCCGATTTCCTGTCGCCCGTCGATCCGAAGGCGACCGGCGTCGGCTTCGCTCCGCCGCAGGCAATCAGCATCCACGACAAGGACGGCAACTTCGTCTTCCCGCCGCGTAGCTATCCGGTGCGCGAGACGGAAGAGCTCGACCCGATCACCTTCCAGCCGGTGATCGGCCCGGATTACGACAATCCGCAGATCCTCGGCTTCTTCGTCAAGGGAGCACCCTACCGGCTTCTCGGTCTCATTCCGGTGGAGCGCCATCTGTTCGGCGCCGTCGATGGCACGGCCGTCCATTTCCTCGGCACCGACAAGTTCGGTCGCGACGTGCTCTCGCGCATTCTCCACGGCTCGCGTATCTCCTTGATGATCGCGCTGATCGTCGTCTTTATCGTCACCGTGGTTGGAACGACCGTCGGCATGGTGTCGGGCTATTTCGGCGGCCGCTTCGATGCCTGGGTGCAGCGTTTCGTCGAACTCGTGCTCGCCTTTCCGCAACTGCCGCTCTATCTGGCGCTCGCCTCGCTGATCCCGGTGACGGCGCCGACCAGCGTGTTCCTCGCCTTCGTCATCATCGTGATGTCGGCGCTCGGCTGGGCGCAGATGTCGCGCGAGGTCCGCGGCAAGACGCTGGCGCTCGCCCGGATCGACTATGTTCGTGCGGCGATCGCGATCGGCGCGACGGACCGGCGCATCATCTTCCAGCACATTTTCCCGAACGTCATGAGTCACGTCATCGTTGCGGTGACGCTGTCGATCCCGCAGGTCGTGCTGCTCGAATCCTTCCTCGGCTTCCTCGGCTTCGCGGTGAAGCCGCCGCTCATTTCCTGGGGGCTGATGCTGCAGGATACGGCAAATTACTCGGCGATCGGGTCCTATCCCTGGATTCTCTCGCCCGTAGCCTTCGTGCTTGTCACCGTCTTCGCCTTCAACGCGCTCGGTGACGGCCTGCGCGACGCAATCGATCCCTATTGA